TCCTTTGCCGGTCCTGCCGGCGCTTCGGGTATGACCCCGCTTTCCTCCTTAATGTCGGGTTCGGTCTTTTTCGTCTTCAGCGCTTTGGTCATGGCGTCCTGGGCCCTCCTTTGCTGGAAGTCCCGCTCCAACGACCCCACATCCTGTCCTGTCGGAATGTTCTGCGCGCACACGATGCAGACCGTGCCAACGCATAAGAGCAACATAACGGTCAAAAAGATTTTCCCGATCATCCCCTTGTTCATCTACCCCTCCTCCTTGTACAGCCTTTCAGTGTCCCCCCTACTACAGAAATAAATTTATCCACAATATCGGGATCGAACTGGGTCCCGGCCCCGTCCTTGATGATGCTTATGGCTTGTTCTTTCGTGTACGCCTCCCGATAGCACCTTCCCGATATAAGAGCTTCGTACGTATCCAGTACCCCCACTATCCTGGCCCCCAGGGGGATATCCTTGCCTTTAAGTCCTGCCGAGTAACCCGTGCCATCGAACTTTTCGTGATGAAAACGCACACTCGGGATGATCGACTTAAAAAGTGGGGCCTCTTTCAGGAGTTCCGCTGCGATCTCCGGGTGTTTTTCCATTTCCTCACGTTCCTTTTTCCCCAGTTTGCCCTTTTTACAAAGAATAGCGCGGGGAAGGATCGTTTCCCCTATGTCCCGTACCGTCATGGCCTTTTTAAGATGATCTATCTGCTGGTCGTTAAAACGGTAACTCTTCCCCATGGCTACGGCCAGGTCCAACACGTTCTTCTCCTGCTCTTTGCCAGGGGTCTTGGCCCTGTCAACCTTCCTGGCTATCTCGGACACCAGTTCATAGACAGTGGCGTCGTTCCTTTTGACCATGCCACGGATCTTGCTTTTATACGTCTCGAGTTTCCTGTTCTCCCCGGTCCTTTTTCCTCCAGCCGCCCTTTCTTTCTCCTTGTGGATGGAATAGGCGTTGCCGCCCTTGGTTTTTGCTACCATAAGTGCCTGGTCCGCCTTTTCCAGGAGATCAGCGCCATATTCCCCGGCTCTTTTGTCCCCGGTCGGCTCGTAACAGGCTATCCCCAGGCTAAGCCCGACTTCCAGCTCGTTCTTGCCGGACTTGAACGTCTTTTCCTTTATCCGCAGGAGCAATTTCCCCGCGAACGATTCCGCGCCCAGTTTCCCGGTGTCCGGCAGGATCACGACGAACTCATCGCCGCCCAGCCTTATAAGAATGTCGCTTTTTCGGGAGCTCTCCTCAAGAAGATCCGCGAATTGTTCCAGGAGCTCATCCCCGGCGGTATGCCCGTATACATCGTTGACCGCCTTGAACATGTCTATGTCCATCATGACCACGGTCATTACGGAACCGCTTCTCGCGCATCTTTTCATTTCGGCGGGTAAGATGTTATTGAGGTACCGCCTGTTGAACAGCCCCGTAAGCTCATCCGTCATGTTCTCTTCTATGAGTTTTTTCAACACGCCGCTCTTGTTCTTTCTTTCTTTTTTGGCGCACACGGCCTCTTCTATCGACGAGACCAGCTCTTCTATGCTGAAAGGTTTGGTGATGTAGGCGAAGGCTCCCCGGTTAAGCGCCGATATGGAGCTTTCCAGCGACGCGGAGCCCGTGAAGATTATGACTTCCGTCCCGATCTCGGGTTTCTTTGCTTCGCGCAGGACGTCCAGCCCGGATCCTTCTTTCAAGACAAGGTCCGTGCATATCACGTCGTATTTTGTGTCCCGGATCTTCAGGAGGGCCTCCCCGGCGGAGGCTACATCCGTTACGTCGTACCCTTCATGCTCAAGGGCGGACTTTAGTTCCTGGCGCAAAAGATCCTGATCATCGATCAAAAGTATTTTCTTTTTTTTCGTCATTTCCTTTTCCCGGATATCGTGAAAGATGTAGATCCCCGCGGGTCAAGCTCCCGGATGCGGGGAAGAACAGTCTGATTGTCCCATATTCAGCTGTTTTTTTCTACGGCCTGGGTCCACTTTTTGTTGACTTTTTTCTACTTTTTGGCATATTGGGATACTTGCTGGCGGGTCTCTCCGCGGGGAGGGTGAAAGTAACTGTTGTTCCCTGTTTCTTCTCGCTTTTTATGCTTATCACCCCGTTATGCATAGCGATAAGCTCGGCACAGATAGCAAGTCCTAGTCCGGTCCCTTGTGGTTTAAGGGAAAAGAAAGGTTGGAAGACTTTCTTGATGTCCTCCCTGTCTATGCCGCACCCATTATCCGACACGCTTATCCTGTAGTGTTTTTTGCCCTTTTTTGAAACGACCGAGGTCCTTATCTCAATGCTCCCCCGTTCGGGTCCTATCGCCTGATAGGCGTTATTAAGTAAATTCGTCAATATCTCCCGGAAATGCCCTATATCCATCTCTATCATGCGGTTATCATCAGACAACGGCACCAGGATAAGCTTTACTTTTGTGTCCGGATGTGTTTTTCCGCATGTCTCCGCGCATTCTTTGATCAGCTGCCGGATATCGGTTTTCTGGTAGTCCGGGACCCTTATACGGGTATAGCTCAAAAGGTTCTTGATAAAGAGCTCACTCTCGTCAATGTGTCTTTCCAGGTTAAATAAGTGTTTATCGAGCTCCCCATCCTTGTTCTTCCTTTTGATATTGTACGTGGCTACTTTTATCACTCCCAGGGGATTGCGCAATTCATGGGCTACTGTAGCCGCAAGCGCTCCGATATCCGATAGCCTTCGTTTCCTGGCAAGTTCTTTCTGGGCGAAGATCAATTCACGGGTGCGAAGCCTTATGATCTTTTCTATCTCTTCTTTGTCCCTTTTCTGCAGGGCTTCTGCTTTCTTTTGTTCCGTAATATCCATCATGGACCCTATCATGCGCACAGGCATGTCCGCTATGTCGCGCATTATAAAGCCCCTATCAAGTATGTGTTTATATGTTCCATTAGAACATTTGAACCGGTATTCCCCGGTCCATATGGCGCCTTTCCCCTTTATGGCCTTATCCAGGCTGTTCTTTATCCTTTCCCTGTCCTTAAGGTGTATCTTCCCTAGCTTCCACGCGTGTTTTTTTCTTATTTCCCCGCGAGAGTACCCGAAAAGGCCGCTCACGGCCTGGTTCCACCAGACCGTCCCCTTTTCCAGGTCCCAGTCCCAAATAGCGTCATTGGTCGCGCAGGCCACTACCTGCAGCCTTTCCTCGCTTTTGCGGGCTGATATTTCGGCTCTTTTCAGCCCTGTTATATCCATGCCGTATATATTGGCGCACTTTTCTCCTTTTATAGGCACTATGGAAAGAGAGAATATACTGTTCTTGTGGAATATCTCCGTTCTTTTTATACGGTTACCGTTTATGACCGTGGAAATACGTTCCGTCCACTCCTTCGGCAAGGCTTTTCCCGTACGCGCCCCCCATTCCCGGAGAAGCGTTCCGCTTGCCTTATTGGCGTACAGTACCTTTCCTTCCCAGGTTACCCGTAATACCGGGTTCGGATTCTCTTCTGGGAACCTGGCCTGGGGGTCTCTTGTTTTTTTCGTGTTTTTCATTTCTTGGTATATCCGCTTTTCCCGGACCGTCTTGTGTTCTTCTTCTTTTTCCCGGAGGACCGCGCCCCCCGGAATTCCGCGGGCGTCCTGCCTGTCTTTTTCCTGAATATCCTTATGAACGATTCAGCGTTCTGGTACCCCAGTCTCTCAGATATCGCTTCTATGCTAAGAGCTGTCTCATGTAAAAGTTTTTTCCCTCTTTCCGTTCTTACGGCTATTTTGAAATCGCTAAAACCGTGCCCCGTTTTTTCCTTGAAAAGCCTGCTTAGATATTTCGGGCACAGGTTTATATGTTTAGCGGCGTCTTCCAGGCTTATCTTGCGATGCGGATTCATCATGATAAGGTTTTTTATCTTTTCCAGCTTGCCTCCAACGCCCTTTTGCGCCACATCCCGGTTCCTTTGTCGCGCTAGAAGCGTCCAGATACTTTCTTTGAGCCGCAACACATCGACCGGCTTTTCAATATAATCGTCAGCCCCTCCCTTAAGCGCTTCGATCGCGATATCTTTTGTGCTATGCCCCGTGAGTATGATTATGCCTATCTCCGGGGTGACCTTCCTTATTTTCGCGAGCGCTTTTGTGCCCCGCACCCCGGGAAGCACGACATCAAGAACAACAACATCAACAAGATTCGACCGCTTCAATAGTTCCAGGGCTTTTTCCGCGCTGTTTACTTCCAGAACATTATATTCCTCAAGTGTTTCCGCCAGCTCCTCGGTAAAAGAGCTGTCATCGTCCACCAGCATTATGTTGTACATTTTTCCATTCATTTTGTCTCCCAGGAAGACCATGTCGCGAAAAAGACCGCCGCACTATATAACAGTTATAATTATATATGCTTTTGCCCGGAAATTAAATCATATTCGAAATAAAAAAGCCCCGGCTGCTGCCGGAGCTTTTCCCGTTGTTCCCTTCCATCCCGTTATATGAGCATCCCGATTATCCGGTTCAAGTCCTCCTGGGAAAAATATTGTATCTCTATCTTCCCTCTTTTCTTCCCCTGGAAAATGGTCACTTTTGTCCCATACTTGTGCTTCAATTGTTCCTCTACGCTGAGCACATTCGGATCCTTCAATCTGGAAGGCCTTTTTTTCGGCTCTTCGGTCCGCCGGATATAATGTTCCGCCTCTCTTACCGACATCCCTTTTTTGACGATCATATCCGCCACATATTCCCTGCGATGCGTACTTTCAATAGATAAGACCGTTTTCGCGTGTCCCTGGCTCAACTTCCCATCCTCAATAAGACCCAGGATCTTGTCGCCAAGCGCTAAAATACGTAAACTGTTTGAAATAGTGGACTTATCCTTCCCCATCATCTGCCCGACCTTTTCCAGAGTGTACGCGAATTTGTTTATAAGTTCTTGGTATGCCCGGGCTTCTTCTACGGGATTCAGTTCTTCTCGTTGTATGTTCTCGATAAGCGATATCTCCAGGCTATTAGCGTCATCTATGTCCGTTCTGATTATCGCGGGTATTTCTTCGACCCCCAGGGCCTGAGCCGCACGCAACCTTCTTTCTCCCGCTACAAGCTCATATCCGCTTTCTTTTTGTCGGACTAATATCGGCTGTATAACCCCCTTTTCCCGAATGGAATTAATCAGCTCTCCTAAGGCATTCTCATTAAAACGCTTACGCGGCTGGAACGGATTAGGGGAAACTTCGCTTATTCGTACTTGCTCAACTTTGCCCCTTGCGCTACTTATATCCTCTGATATCAAGGCACTAAGGCCTTTACCCAATCGTTTCTCCATTACCATCCTCCGAATTTACCATAACTTCTTTTTCTATAATATCTTCTTCTATCGGTATCCCCAGTATCTCTTTCGCGACATTTTCATATTTTTCCGCTCCAGGAGAAGTCGGGGCATATAAAGCTATGGGTTTCCCAAAACCAGGTGCTTCTGTCAGTTTTATAGTTCTGGGTATTATTGTCTTGTAAACTTTTTCGCCGAAATATTTTTTTACTTCATCTATGACTTCTTTTGTGAGATTGGTCCTGAAATCGGCTAGGGTCATCAATACGCCTTCAATATATAGCTTATCATTCAGGTTGTCCTTGATCAGCTTTATGGTTTGCATTAGCTGGCTAAGGCCTTCAAGCGCGTAATATTCGCATTGTATAGGAATTATAATAGAGGTCGCCGCTGTCAGGCCGTTTATTGTTAAAAGACCAAGAGAGGGTGGGCAGTCCATGATCACAAAGTCCATTTGCTGGGGCATATCCTGCAAGGCCTTCTTTAATCTGTATTCACGCCCCATGACGTTGACAAGTTCAACCTCAGCTCCTGTTAGATTGATATTCGATGGTATCACGAATAAATTATCAATATCCGTATTGTGGATGGCTTCTTCCAGGCGGATATGTTCGTGAAGAACATTATATATACTTTTTTCAATGGTTGCTTTGTCTATACCGATCCCGCTTGTAGCATTCGCCTGGGGATCGAGGTCTATAAGTAATGTTTTTTTGCCCAGGAGGGCAAGATAGGTAGCTACATTTAAGGCTGATGTTGTTTTAGCAACTCCGCCTTTTTGATTACAAAATGCTATTTTTTTCACGTTTTTGCTGTTTGGGGTTGGTTAGTCTGTTATAAAAATATAGCATAGCGGGGGAGAGAAGTCAAGTTTTTGTTGTTTCTTGTTAGTTTCCACGTGGAAACTGTGGCAATCTTCGTTTCCACGTGGAAACATGTTGAATAAAAAAAGGGGAAGCGTATCAGGTGTTGACTTTTGTTTTGGGGATCACCGTGACCCGGATCTTCGCGTGCTCGGCGCCTTTCATGCCAAAAAGCCCTTTATGCCCTTCCTTCAGCACCTTCACAGAAACTTCCTGCTCTTTGGCATTCAGGGTTTTCAAGGCTTTTCTTATCGCCTTTTCGACTGTCACGTCCTCAACCTCTATTTGCGTTATGTTTTTTTTCATACTAGTTATCCCTTGCTCAAGCTGCGTCCCATAACACCATGCTCTATGGCCATAAGAATAGAATTCGTTAACCAGTAAAGGACCAGCCCGGAAGGCATGTTATAGAAAAGGAACCCGAATACTACGGGCATCATGAACATCATGGTGCGCTGTTGTTGAAGCTGTTCTTCTGTCATTCCTTCGGCGGAAGAACTTTGTGCTACTTTTTGCTGTACGATCATCACCACGATCATTAAAAGGGGCAATATATTGATAGCCGCCCCTATGACCGGCAGGGAGAAAGGCAGGCTTACCGCGTCCGGCTTAGCAAGGTCTTTTACCCAGAGAAAATGGGCGCCCCTGAGCTCGACCGATCTCATAAGTCCTTGATAAAGCGCTATAAATATAGGCATTTGTAAAAGCAATGGTAGACATCCACCAAAAGGATTGACCTTGGATTCACGGTATAGT
This genomic interval from Candidatus Omnitrophota bacterium contains the following:
- a CDS encoding DNA-binding response regulator; protein product: MNGKMYNIMLVDDDSSFTEELAETLEEYNVLEVNSAEKALELLKRSNLVDVVVLDVVLPGVRGTKALAKIRKVTPEIGIIILTGHSTKDIAIEALKGGADDYIEKPVDVLRLKESIWTLLARQRNRDVAQKGVGGKLEKIKNLIMMNPHRKISLEDAAKHINLCPKYLSRLFKEKTGHGFSDFKIAVRTERGKKLLHETALSIEAISERLGYQNAESFIRIFRKKTGRTPAEFRGARSSGKKKKNTRRSGKSGYTKK
- a CDS encoding Jag N-terminal domain-containing protein, with protein sequence MKKNITQIEVEDVTVEKAIRKALKTLNAKEQEVSVKVLKEGHKGLFGMKGAEHAKIRVTVIPKTKVNT
- a CDS encoding diguanylate cyclase, giving the protein MTKKKKILLIDDQDLLRQELKSALEHEGYDVTDVASAGEALLKIRDTKYDVICTDLVLKEGSGLDVLREAKKPEIGTEVIIFTGSASLESSISALNRGAFAYITKPFSIEELVSSIEEAVCAKKERKNKSGVLKKLIEENMTDELTGLFNRRYLNNILPAEMKRCARSGSVMTVVMMDIDMFKAVNDVYGHTAGDELLEQFADLLEESSRKSDILIRLGGDEFVVILPDTGKLGAESFAGKLLLRIKEKTFKSGKNELEVGLSLGIACYEPTGDKRAGEYGADLLEKADQALMVAKTKGGNAYSIHKEKERAAGGKRTGENRKLETYKSKIRGMVKRNDATVYELVSEIARKVDRAKTPGKEQEKNVLDLAVAMGKSYRFNDQQIDHLKKAMTVRDIGETILPRAILCKKGKLGKKEREEMEKHPEIAAELLKEAPLFKSIIPSVRFHHEKFDGTGYSAGLKGKDIPLGARIVGVLDTYEALISGRCYREAYTKEQAISIIKDGAGTQFDPDIVDKFISVVGGTLKGCTRRRGR
- a CDS encoding ParB/RepB/Spo0J family partition protein, translating into MEKRLGKGLSALISEDISSARGKVEQVRISEVSPNPFQPRKRFNENALGELINSIREKGVIQPILVRQKESGYELVAGERRLRAAQALGVEEIPAIIRTDIDDANSLEISLIENIQREELNPVEEARAYQELINKFAYTLEKVGQMMGKDKSTISNSLRILALGDKILGLIEDGKLSQGHAKTVLSIESTHRREYVADMIVKKGMSVREAEHYIRRTEEPKKRPSRLKDPNVLSVEEQLKHKYGTKVTIFQGKKRGKIEIQYFSQEDLNRIIGMLI
- a CDS encoding AAA family ATPase gives rise to the protein MKKIAFCNQKGGVAKTTSALNVATYLALLGKKTLLIDLDPQANATSGIGIDKATIEKSIYNVLHEHIRLEEAIHNTDIDNLFVIPSNINLTGAEVELVNVMGREYRLKKALQDMPQQMDFVIMDCPPSLGLLTINGLTAATSIIIPIQCEYYALEGLSQLMQTIKLIKDNLNDKLYIEGVLMTLADFRTNLTKEVIDEVKKYFGEKVYKTIIPRTIKLTEAPGFGKPIALYAPTSPGAEKYENVAKEILGIPIEEDIIEKEVMVNSEDGNGETIG
- a CDS encoding ATP-binding protein, whose amino-acid sequence is MKNTKKTRDPQARFPEENPNPVLRVTWEGKVLYANKASGTLLREWGARTGKALPKEWTERISTVINGNRIKRTEIFHKNSIFSLSIVPIKGEKCANIYGMDITGLKRAEISARKSEERLQVVACATNDAIWDWDLEKGTVWWNQAVSGLFGYSRGEIRKKHAWKLGKIHLKDRERIKNSLDKAIKGKGAIWTGEYRFKCSNGTYKHILDRGFIMRDIADMPVRMIGSMMDITEQKKAEALQKRDKEEIEKIIRLRTRELIFAQKELARKRRLSDIGALAATVAHELRNPLGVIKVATYNIKRKNKDGELDKHLFNLERHIDESELFIKNLLSYTRIRVPDYQKTDIRQLIKECAETCGKTHPDTKVKLILVPLSDDNRMIEMDIGHFREILTNLLNNAYQAIGPERGSIEIRTSVVSKKGKKHYRISVSDNGCGIDREDIKKVFQPFFSLKPQGTGLGLAICAELIAMHNGVISIKSEKKQGTTVTFTLPAERPASKYPNMPKSRKKSTKSGPRP